In a genomic window of Rhododendron vialii isolate Sample 1 chromosome 12a, ASM3025357v1:
- the LOC131310637 gene encoding transcription factor CYCLOIDEA-like: protein MYPNSSYNINGNSYPTLDQSLDSPPPPHSSLFYNFPSPAIPYEDDFLLRQHLHDLLLQHPAAEAGTPPEVLTNSVHNGTDYIAQCQSADEPVLRKKPSKKDRHSKIETAQGPRDRRMRLSLEVAPQFFGLQDMLGFDKASKTVGWLLSNSKKAIKELKKSVPQMTRSSPSDSEGEDGSGIDESPDRQAKIITPKGKASVSVAKEKKTNRALRKSAFDPLAKESREKARARARERTREKRSRVQFNEPNASNSESINHEGNTSGSWNAFENGNESGRLSRNVNPSLEYEEPSSSINIFSYDPKDPRVSQENQFTDYQVYGKPWENYSNISPF from the exons ATGTATCCGAATTCTTCTTACAACATTAATGGAAACTCTTACCCTACTCTCGACCAATCTCTTGATTCTCCCCCTCCTCCCCACTCTTCCTTGTTCTACAACTTCCCTTCGCCGGCCATACCCTACGAAGACGACTTTTTGCTCCGGCAACACCTCCATGACCTTCTCCTCCAGCACCCGGCCGCTGAGGCCGGTACTCCACCGGAAGTGCTGACGAATTCTGTCCACAACGGCACCGACTACATCGCGCAATGCCAGAGCGCAGACGAGCCGGTCCTGAGAAAGAAACCCTCCAAGAAAGACAGGCACAGCAAGATCGAGACCGCCCAGGGCCCGAGAGACCGAAGGATGAGATTGTCGCTCGAAGTGGCCCCCCAGTTCTTCGGTCTCCAGGACATGCTGGGGTTCGATAAAGCTAGTAAGACGGTCGGGTGGCTGCTGAGTAATTCGAAGAAGGCGATCAAAGAGCTCAAAAAAAGTGTGCCCCAGATGACGAGAAGCTCGCCTTCTGATTCAGAGGGCGAAGACGGGTCCGGAATCGACGAGTCCCCGGACCGGCAGGCGAAGATTATCACCCCTAAGGGGAAAGCTTCGGTTTCTGTTGCCAAAGAGAAGAAGACTAATAGGGCACTGAGGAAATCTGCATTTGATCCTCTGGCTAAAGAGTCGAGGGAAAAGGCAAGAGCTAGGGCTAGGGAGAGGACAAGAGAAAAGAGATCAAGGGTTCAATTCAACGAACCAAATGCATCCAATTCAGAATCAATCAATCATGAGGGGAACACATCAGGGTCTTGGAATGCCTTTGAAAACGGCAACGAATCGGGTCGACTGAGTCGTAACGTGAATCCATCGCTGGAGTACGAAGAGCCGAGCTCATCGATCAATATCTTCAGCTACGATCCGAAAGACCCAAGAGTTTCTCAAGAG AATCAGTTCACAGACTACCAAGTATATGGGAAACCGTGGGAGAATTACAGCAACATAAGTCCATTCTAA